In the genome of Arachis hypogaea cultivar Tifrunner chromosome 9, arahy.Tifrunner.gnm2.J5K5, whole genome shotgun sequence, the window CAACAAAAGAATTCTTCCTTTTTGGTTCTGCAGCAGTAGTCCTATATGACAACTTCAGAGTCAATCAGAGAACAGAGAATAATATCCTAGATCATGATGAAATTGGAATATCTAGAGAAAGACCAATTCAAAAGGATAGCAATAGTTTACACaatttgaataataaaatttagtgagaagaaaaacaacaacatcTAGTTACACCCTAAAATTCATTTATATATAAAACCCTTAAAAAACACCATAGAGCATCACTAGTTGAAAGGTGCATATATTTTATTTGCTTCTTTCACATGAAACAGGCTTCACAATTTGTTAATCAAACTCAAGAATTCTAATAATCTTTTCTTATTATGAATAGAATAAGACATCAGTATAGCGAGAATCAGAAGCAAGCAACTTGGTCAAACCCCAtattaaataactaataaaaGATGTTGAAGCAGAAACAAGATACAAGCTGGGGTAATTCCATTATAGGCACATGAAGAGAAAATCTGATTCTATAGTTGTGTTTCAATTTACATACTTGTTTGGATTCCGCAACAGAACATAATACATAGGATCCTGTGAAGATTCTTGAGGTGACAGCTTCAGAAATTGTAAAACAATATAGGAACATGTAGCAATGCTGGAACatacaaaaaatattagtgagaATAAGTTAGCACTTCCGAGACTCCATTGAATGATCATAAACAATTATAAGAAACAACCACAAACTCTTGATCAATCTTAACTTTTATCCATATAAACACCATTGCGTTGTTCTAATAATATGAAGTCTTGCTGAAAAGTAAGTATCATCTCATAGCTGAGATATAAGATCGAATCATAACAGATAGTGGTACCTTCCAAAGCAGATAAGGAAAATTATCCACAGAAATGAGCTGATCCAGTTTGATTCTTTGTATGCAACCCATACCTGATATGATTGACAAAGGTGGAACTTCTTAGTTTTCAGAAGTGAATTTTGAGACTGAGCCCTAAATAAATCGGCAATGTTTTAATTAGATTATTCAAAATCACAAGCAGGGTTCTATAGAAGAAAAGCAAAGCACAATAAAAGACTCTTCAACAGGTATTGGTATTCCATGGATCATTATATACATGATGCTTTTGAGTTGACTTACCGCCAAAGCTACAACATTGATATAGAAATCAATCAAAGTTGCTGCCATCCACCTGAAAAATAGAGGCAAGAATAGAAGTTTGATAATTAATTAGCAACGACATAAAATTCTTAGTAGATTGATGAAAGATTATTCTCGAAGATTGTAAATTGCAGGCAACAAAATCAAAGTAAGAttttgaaagagagagagagggattaTTACGGGGTGAGAAGTTCTTTGCGGAAAGGAGAACCATCGGTGAAGAGAGTGTAAAGAAGTGTGGCGAGCATGAAAGCTcccaagagagagaagagagttcTGAGAGCAACTGCAAGTGAACGAGTGTTTTCCGCCATAGCCTCTAATCGTTGTTAGAGAAGAAGCGAATAAGAAGATGCAAAAAGAAAATGGTAGAAACATGGGGACCTAAGGAAGCCACGTTGTATGTATATTAAACAAGCATGCATGATGcatatatcaatttaatttaaaaaggaaTATTCAAACAAGCAAATTAGCTAGTTTAAATAactaaattataactcaaatggtataATCTCTTCGTACTCAACTAAAAGATTATCCAGTCTCTTTAttttcggtaaaaaaaaaaactatatatattacACTTATTTTAGCAATTAACCACTCATGCTACATGTAATTGAGGCAGTTGTAAATTTCATTCTAAATTGATAGAGTAATACGGACCATAGAATTCACTTTTAAGTTTTTAATGAGGTGAAAATTCACGTGCAGTTGACTTCATatgaaattaataactaaaaattatgaaattaataattaaaaattattagataaaaatttagtcaaatcatttaGGTACATCCTCAATTATCAATCGACTGACTGAATTTCCATTTTTTAACTATCTCACTCCATAGTCCATAGTGATTAAAATATACTAGTGGCATAGATATAGGGTTTTAGTGTTAACTGTTTATCATTAgtgaatttagttttttttttttcaattaatgcaCGAGTATATTAATTCATCACAAATGTGACCCAAACGTTAATTATTGTCGTCCAGTAacgtttttttcttcttttttcttataaaaaaaataaaatttagaatttacggtttataaattatataaattcattTGGAATATAATTTACTCACTCCAAATGCTCTAATTCATACTCTGCGTGTTATCCTTCAACTTAGTATATTCATTGCTTTTACATGCCGAAAGTGATGTAGCCATTCTACTGAATGAAACATTTCCAATAGTGGAAGCTACACTTGACACAAAGTCAAACACAATTTACTCACAGAACCATAGCATACAGTATACAAGAAGGAATAAATATCACTATTTGAGcaaaaagaatttgaagaatttgaGCCACGACATTAGGGGGAGGGGAGTCCGTAAAATTATTCATTGTTTCCATCTCAGCATGCACATCCACCCCTCTGTTCATTCTCTGGTGTAACAGCTTCAGGAATCCCTTGAAAATATCTGCACAATTGAAATTGAAACAATTCAGAAGTTAATTTAGCAGCTATCTGTCAATATCTAAATCtccaaaagaaagaaggaaacttATTTAGTACAAAAATGTCTTCCACAAAACCGATGAAATTGTATGGAATCACACCATCATATGTATCTGTTCTAATGGCGAAAAAATGATACGGCATACAACAGGAAAACTGGATTCTGAGAGATCTGTCTTTTTTCTCTAAACATAAGATACTGAATTGTACAAATAACTAATGTTTGGAAGGCAACAGAATTTCAGATACCAATAATAAAATGGAGCTCAGAGGTCAGAACACCAATAGTTAGAAACAGAATTGTACAAACTACTAATGGTACAGTTCAGGAATTTACAGAACATACCAATAATACCATGGAGATCAGAAAGAGATAAAAAACTTCCTCATAAATACTTTTCAAAGATCCTAGGTTAAGGAATCTTCATTGCCTCTAAAGGTGAGGACGAAACATCAATGTCTTCTTCCATTACAAGTTCATACAGTCAAAAGTACAACTTAATAAATTAACGACAATAGTCCTATGATATAGTGTTTGATCCATGCCATAGATATTCAACAAAGTTTTACATTGGCTTTTAAAGACCCAGCAGAGCCAGTCAACATCCTCTTTTATCCAGATTGGGACTGTATGTAAAAAGTTTTCAACAAGTTCTAAGCATGGTTATTATGCATTCATCCAAACTCATCAATTACATAATAGTGGTGACTTGTATTCATATGATAATGTACAAATTCATACAGTAATCAGCAAGTCCATATCTTTCAAAAGCAAAACTTACATGTCCTGCTCATGTTCATTGGCTAGGGCAGTCTTGGCAATACAGAGGAATGCAGCATCAACGTTGTAATCTTCTTTCGCAGACGTCTCAAAGTAGGGGATATTTCCTTTTGAAGTACACCAATCCTTGGCTTTCTTTTCAGATACCTGCTTTTAAGATAATTAGTCATTTATGCATGAGATGAGGAATCGTGAATCTGTAATTAAACTTGCCTACCACTCGACTATTCCCACCATCAATATCTATCTTGTTTCCAAGCAATATAAACGGAAACTTCCTCGGGTCAGAAGGATTTGCCTGTCTCACAATAAGAATACAAGTCTTAATAGAACATTATTTGTAAAAAATCTAATAAGGGTGAGTAATACGTAAGAAAGTGAGACAAATCAAATCACAATGCATTTCGCAATTCTGTATCCAGGGAGATAGTGCCACAGATAAAAGGTTATGAAATGATGGAAGAATGCAAGTAAACTAACAATGTCTGAAAACTGTGTTTCTTGCCCTAGGTAAAGAATCCGGATTCCCCATGTTAGACTACAAACtacaatcataatcataacaaTATGCTTCCAGTATATTACCAGAAAATCAAAATGGAGTCCTACCATTTTCTAATAACCACAAAGTATAACATCGAGAAAATATTACAAGCAGAACCCAATATGGATGCAGTCATGAAGGACAACAAATGAAACTATCATCC includes:
- the LOC112712490 gene encoding uncharacterized protein isoform X4 translates to MAENTRSLAVALRTLFSLLGAFMLATLLYTLFTDGSPFRKELLTPWMAATLIDFYINVVALAVWVAYKESNWISSFLWIIFLICFGSIATCSYIVLQFLKLSPQESSQDPMYYVLLRNPNKTTAAEPKRKNSFVVALRALFGILGVFMLGTIVYTLVTDGSPFRMELLTPWMAATLVDFYINVVAISVWIAYKESSWINAAFWIILLICFGSAATSTYIVWQLFQISCQDPVYLILGRKQI
- the LOC112712490 gene encoding uncharacterized protein isoform X2, which encodes MAENTRSLAVALRTLFSLLGAFMLATLLYTLFTDGSPFRKELLTPWMAATLIDFYINVVALAVWVAYKESNWISSFLWIIFLICFGSIATCSYIVLQFLKLSPQESSQDPMYYVLLRNPNKTTAAEPKRKNSFVVALRALFGILGVFMLGTIVYTLVTDGSPFRMELLTPWMAATLVDFYINVVAISVWIAYKESSWINAAFWIILLICFGSAATSTYIVWQLFQISCQDPVYLILVRHGDRAESKYKGIPNEAQ
- the LOC112712490 gene encoding uncharacterized protein isoform X3 — translated: MAENTRSLAVALRTLFSLLGAFMLATLLYTLFTDGSPFRKELLTPWMAATLIDFYINVVALAVWVAYKESNWISSFLWIIFLICFGSIATCSYIVLQFLKLSPQESSQDPMYYVLLRNPNKTTAAEPKRKNSFVVALRALFGILGVFMLGTIVYTLVTDGSPFRMELLTPWMAATLVDFYINVVAISVWIAYKESSWINAAFWIILLICFGSAATSTYIVWQLFQISCQDPVYLILVRHGDRKQI